A single window of Periophthalmus magnuspinnatus isolate fPerMag1 chromosome 9, fPerMag1.2.pri, whole genome shotgun sequence DNA harbors:
- the piwil1 gene encoding LOW QUALITY PROTEIN: piwi-like protein 1 (The sequence of the model RefSeq protein was modified relative to this genomic sequence to represent the inferred CDS: substituted 1 base at 1 genomic stop codon), giving the protein MTGRGRARSRGRARSRETPAPGPEKPDEPGPIEDPQAEAKVGRGRQKTTPGPFTEGDLLQISAGFQQVKIGERGGHRRDFNDAGINTRQAMEHVRDSKSGTSGRAILLSANYFRILSRPQWVLYQYHVGFNPPMESRRLRYALLFQHEEILGSARSFDGAILFLPHRLHSKETVLYSETRNGENVQITVTLTNELPPVSPVCIQFYNIIFRRILKLLKMQQIGRNYYNPNDALDIPRHKLNIWTGYTTTILPFESGIMLGTDVCHRVLRSETVLDFMTNLKQHCPAHRFPDICTKELVGLIVLTKYNNKTYRVDDIAWDRTPNNTFMKGDTEISFRNYYNNQYGINILDGNQVMLVSNVKKRMGPSGGPPPGPAMLVPELCYLTGLTDKMRADFSIMKDLSAHTRLNPEDRQKTPSTDLLXVYRSKNDEAQSEMDKWGLSFDKQLIQLNGRVLPVERMFQGQRSYEYEPWSADWAKEMRGIPLISSPPLSNWLLFFTRRNSNEAQALLQSLGKVSGPLGIRVQRAVMIEYEDHQESLLRALQQNVTPQVQMVVVVLSSNRADRYDTVKKYLCVDCPTPSQCVMGRTLSKPQGLMSVATKIALQMACKMGGELWSVEIPLKQLMIVGIDCYHDTTAGKRSIGALVASLNQSMSRWYSNCVLQHRGQEIMDELKKCLCGALKEYLKFNHCLPSRIILYRDGVGDGQLHSVVNYEVTQIMEAIKSMGQDYTPKISVVVVKKRISSRFFAHINGKVSNPPPGTVVDSDVTRPEWYDFYIVSQAVRQGSVSPTHYNVVYDTSGLKPDHMQRLTYKLCHMYYNWQGIIRVPAPCQYAHKLAFLVGQSIHREPNVKLGNLLFYL; this is encoded by the exons ATGACCGGCCGAGGGAGGGCAAGATCACGAGGAAGGGCCCGCAGTCGGGAAACGCCTGCTCCTGGGCCT GAGAAGCCCGATGAGCCTGGCCCCATTGAGGACCCGCAAGCTGAAGCAAAGGTTGGCAGAGGAAGGCAAAAAACTACTCCAGGCCCCTTTACTGAAGGAG ATCTCCTGCAGATTTCAGCGGGATTTCAACAAGTGAAGATTGGTGAGCGTGGCGGCCATCGTCGAGATTTCAATGATGCTGGAATCAACACCAGGCAGGCCATGGAGCACGTCAGAGATTCCAAATCTG GAACATCTGGACGGGCCATTCTGCTCTCTGCAAACTATTTCCGTATCCTGTCCCGGCCTCAATGGGTTTTATATCAGTACCACGTGGGCTTCAATCCTCCAATGGAGTCTCGGCGCCTCAGATATGCACTTCTCTTCCAGCATGAGGAAATCCTAGGCTCAGCCAGAAGTTTTGATGGAGCAATACTTTTTCTGCCTCACAGGCTGCACAGCAAG GAGACTGTGCTCTACAGTGAGACCAGGAATGgagaaaatgttcaaataactgTGACACTGACCAATGAGCTGCCACCAGTCTCACCTGTGTGTATCCAGTTTTACAACATCATTTTTCGAAG GATTTTGAAACTGCTAAAGATGCAACAGATTGGAAGAAACTACTACAACCCAAATGATGCTCTTGACATTCCAAGGCACAA GTTGAACATATGGACTGGTTACACTACCACTATCTTGCCATTTGAGTCTGGCATCATGCTGGGCACTGATGTGTGCCACAGGGTTCTTCGTAGTGAGACTGTGCTTGATTTCATGACCAATCTCAAGCAGCACTGTCCTGCTCATCGTTTCCCAGACATCTGTACCAAAGAGCTTGTTGGTCTGATCGTCCTCACAAA GTATAATAACAAAACCTACAGGGTTGATGACATAGCATGGGATCGCACACCCAACAACACTTTCATGAAGGGAGACACTGAGATTTCTTTCAGGAACTACTACAATAAT CAATATGGTATAAACATCCTTGATGGCAATCAAGTGATGCTTGTCAGCAATGTAAAGAAGAGGATGGGTCCTAGTGGAGGCCCTCCTCCTGGACCAGCCATGTTGGTCCCAGAACTTTGCTACCTCACAG GACTGACTGACAAGATGAGAGCAGATTTCAGCATCATGAAAGACTTGAGTGCACACACGAGACTGAACCCTGAAGACAGACAAAAAACGCCCTCAACAGATTTATTATGAGTGTACAGAAGTAA AAATGATGAAGCACAGTCAGAGATGGACAAGTGGGGCCTCAGCTTTGACAAACAACTCATCCAGCTGAATGGCAGGGTGCTTCCTGTAGAGAGGATGTTCCAGGGACAGAGATCG TACGAGTATGAGCCTTGGTCAGCTGACTGGGCCAAAGAGATGCGTGGAATACCTCTGATAAGCTCTCCTCCACTTTCCAACTGGTTGTTGTTTTTCACACGACGCAACAGCAATGAAGCCCAGGCACTTCTGCAAAGTCTTGGGAAAGTCTCTGGTCCACTAGGTATTCGTGTTCAGCGTGCTGTGAT GATTGAATATGAGGATCATCAAGAATCTCTGCTCCGAGCCCTACAGCAGAATGTGACTCCACAAGTACAAATG GTTGTTGTGGTTCTCTCCAGCAACAGAGCAGACAGGTATGACACAGTTAAGAAATACCTCTGTGTGGACTGCCCCACACCCAGCCAGTGCGTGATGGGTCGCACCCTGAGCAAACCGCAGGGGCTGATGTCTGTGGCCACCAAGATTGCACTTCAGATGGCCTGCAAGATGGGAGGAGAACTGTGGAGCGTGGAGATTCCT CTTAAGCAGCTGATGATTGTGGGCATTGATTGCTATCATGACACCACAGCGGGAAAAAGGTCAATTGGTGCTTTAGTGGCCAGTCTGAACCAGAGCATGAGCAG GTGGTACTCGAACTGTGTCTTGCAGCACAGAGGTCAGGAGATCATGGATGAGCTCAAGAAGTGCCTTTGTG GTGCTTTGAAAGAATACCTGAAGTTCAACCATTGTCTGCCCTCTCGTATTATTCTGTACCGAGATGGGGTAGGAGATGGCCAGCTCCACAGTGTCGTCAACTATGAAGTCACACAGATCATGGAGGCGATCAAATCTATGGGCCAGGACTACAC GCCAAAGATCAGTGTGGTGGTAGTGAAGAAGCGCATAAGCAGCAGATTCTTTGCGCACATCAATGGTAAAGTGTCAAACCCTCCACCGGGCACAGTTGTTGACTCTGATGTCACCCGCCCAGAGTG GTATGACTTCTACATTGTGAGCCAAGCTGTCCGTCAAGGAAGTGTCTCCCCAACCCATTACAATGTTGTGTATGACACTAGTGGACTGAAGCCTGACCACATGCAGCGCCTCACCTACAAGTTGTGCCACATGTACTACAACTGGCAG ggAATCATCAGAGTGCCAGCTCCATGCCAGTATGCTCATAAGTTGGCCTTCCTTGTGGGACAGAGCATTCACAGGGAGCCCAATGTCAAACTTGGCAACCTGTTGTTCTACTTGTAG